One genomic region from Conexibacter woesei Iso977N encodes:
- a CDS encoding lipase family protein, whose amino-acid sequence MGRFVVAAVAALSLLYVAVAGADEPSNAYYRTPSRLPGKRHGDVIRHKALGGEPAVAGAGRTQLVIYRTTDAAGRAVPASGVVSIPKGRTPKGGWPVITWAHGTSGIADQCAPSLDSATAAAHGYNAYIYPLFTRWLKAGYAIVRTDYQGLGTAGDHQYLIGASEGHSVLDMVRAARAALPGALSTNMVISGHSQGGHAALFAAAEAPKYTPELHLRGTVAYAPASHLDEQIPLTTSLTQPNAGLTALVATIGAGLEAAGRSAGVTPVLTPAGSGLVADARTQCLGTLAGTATTQNLTPASLFQQGASFTTLRRLLDAQDPTNLRIASRVRIEQGSADTTVIPLFTDDLAKTLTGRGTPLTYNKVAGIDHAGITSGAGATDGTKYIEKWMPGR is encoded by the coding sequence ATGGGTCGCTTCGTGGTCGCCGCCGTCGCGGCGCTGTCCTTGTTGTACGTCGCGGTCGCGGGTGCGGACGAGCCGTCCAACGCCTACTACCGGACGCCGAGCAGGCTGCCGGGCAAGCGCCACGGCGACGTGATCCGGCACAAGGCGCTCGGCGGTGAACCCGCGGTCGCGGGCGCCGGCAGGACGCAGCTGGTGATCTACCGGACCACCGACGCGGCCGGCCGCGCAGTCCCGGCCTCCGGCGTCGTCTCGATCCCGAAGGGCAGGACGCCCAAGGGTGGCTGGCCGGTCATCACATGGGCGCACGGGACATCGGGCATCGCCGACCAGTGCGCGCCGTCGCTGGACTCCGCGACCGCCGCCGCGCACGGCTACAACGCCTACATCTACCCGCTGTTCACGCGCTGGCTGAAGGCCGGCTACGCGATCGTCCGGACCGACTACCAGGGGCTCGGCACGGCCGGGGACCACCAGTACCTGATCGGCGCCTCCGAGGGCCACTCGGTTCTCGACATGGTCCGCGCCGCCCGCGCGGCGCTGCCGGGGGCGTTGTCCACCAACATGGTCATCTCCGGCCACTCACAGGGCGGCCACGCCGCGCTCTTCGCCGCCGCCGAGGCGCCGAAGTACACGCCGGAGCTGCACCTGCGCGGGACCGTCGCCTACGCGCCCGCCTCCCACCTGGACGAGCAGATCCCGCTGACGACGTCGCTCACGCAGCCCAACGCGGGCCTCACCGCGCTCGTCGCGACGATCGGCGCCGGGCTCGAGGCCGCCGGCCGGAGCGCCGGCGTCACGCCCGTGCTGACCCCGGCCGGCAGCGGCCTCGTCGCCGACGCCAGGACGCAGTGCCTCGGCACGCTCGCCGGGACCGCGACGACGCAGAACCTCACGCCCGCGTCGCTCTTCCAGCAGGGCGCGAGCTTCACGACGCTGCGGAGGCTCCTCGACGCCCAGGACCCGACCAACCTGAGGATTGCCAGCCGCGTCCGGATCGAGCAGGGCAGCGCCGACACGACCGTCATCCCGCTCTTCACCGACGACCTCGCCAAGACGCTCACCGGCCGTGGCACGCCGTTGACCTACAACAAGGTCGCCGGCATCGACCACGCCGGGATCACGTCGGGCGCAGGCGCGACCGACGGGACCAAGTACATCGAGAAGTGGATGCCGGGGCGCTAG
- a CDS encoding GspE/PulE family protein, translating into MSVPPPSSSSSAHAASPAVPSLHDEPPVSDVPGLIPPLSRGRSTRLIGQVVVELGFAKEEAVERAVAHARESGRLTGRVLIEDGVLTPQQLARVLAERFGIERIDLTIFRIDNDLARLVDPGFVRRYDAIPVGQDDEGQLLLAMADPANMLAIDDVTMITGMAVRPVVAAYDDIHRLSVRLGNDLPDLSADDDGGDSEVDLTAVPDTDVTDLGADDAAPIIKLVNSVLKRAIRRGASDIHFDPSSEDMHVIFRVDGMLDSAVTIPRRMSVGVVSRVKVMANLDIAERRTPQDGRVSLLIDGHEIDLRVVTLPTVHGEAVVARILDSSSAPVGLEQIGMLESDRKNVEAAMARPYGGVLVTGPTGSGKSTTLYSCLAHVNNGTRTIVTVEDPVEYRMDGVKQMAINNKAKMTFAGGLKAIMRADPDIIMVGEIRDGETAHIAVEAALTGHLVLSTLHTRDAPNAVSRLLDMGVEPFLLSSAIDCVVAQRLARRLCDHCKRAVRVEQHVMHDHGFEVEGPVEIFKPGGCDRCNQTGYRGRLGIFEVLRMNEEIRELILKRSSADEIAHVAVAQGMKRLREDGCDKVLLGLTSPEEVLRVTAAG; encoded by the coding sequence GTGTCGGTCCCTCCTCCCAGCAGCAGCAGCTCAGCCCACGCGGCGTCGCCCGCGGTCCCGTCTCTGCACGACGAGCCGCCGGTCTCCGACGTCCCGGGCCTGATCCCGCCGCTGTCGCGCGGACGTTCGACCCGGCTCATCGGCCAGGTCGTCGTCGAGCTGGGCTTCGCCAAGGAGGAGGCGGTCGAGAGGGCCGTCGCGCACGCCCGTGAGTCCGGGCGCCTGACCGGCCGCGTCCTGATCGAGGACGGCGTCCTGACGCCGCAGCAGCTGGCCCGCGTGCTGGCCGAGCGCTTCGGCATCGAGCGCATCGACCTCACGATCTTCCGCATCGACAACGACCTCGCGCGCCTCGTCGACCCCGGCTTCGTGCGCCGCTACGACGCGATCCCGGTCGGCCAGGACGACGAGGGCCAGCTCCTGCTCGCGATGGCCGACCCGGCCAACATGCTCGCGATCGACGACGTGACGATGATCACGGGCATGGCGGTGCGCCCGGTCGTCGCCGCCTACGACGACATCCACCGCCTCAGCGTCCGCCTCGGCAACGACCTCCCGGACCTGTCGGCCGACGACGACGGGGGCGACAGCGAGGTCGACCTCACCGCGGTCCCGGACACCGACGTCACCGACCTCGGCGCCGACGACGCGGCGCCGATCATCAAGCTGGTCAACTCGGTCCTGAAGCGCGCGATCCGCCGCGGCGCCTCGGACATCCACTTCGACCCGTCCTCGGAGGACATGCACGTGATCTTCCGCGTGGACGGGATGCTCGACTCCGCCGTGACGATCCCGCGCCGCATGTCGGTCGGCGTCGTCTCGCGCGTCAAGGTCATGGCGAACCTCGACATCGCCGAGCGCCGCACGCCGCAGGACGGCCGCGTGTCGCTGCTGATCGACGGCCACGAGATCGACCTGCGCGTCGTGACGCTGCCGACCGTGCACGGCGAGGCGGTCGTCGCGCGCATCCTGGACTCGTCCTCCGCCCCGGTCGGGCTGGAGCAGATCGGGATGCTCGAGAGCGACCGCAAGAACGTCGAGGCCGCGATGGCGCGCCCGTACGGCGGCGTGCTCGTCACCGGCCCGACCGGCTCGGGCAAGTCCACCACCTTGTACTCGTGCCTGGCGCACGTCAACAACGGCACGCGCACGATCGTCACCGTCGAGGACCCGGTCGAGTACCGGATGGACGGCGTCAAGCAGATGGCCATCAACAACAAGGCGAAGATGACGTTCGCCGGCGGGTTGAAGGCGATCATGCGCGCCGACCCGGACATCATCATGGTCGGCGAGATCCGCGACGGCGAGACCGCGCACATCGCGGTCGAGGCGGCGCTGACCGGCCACCTCGTCCTCTCCACGCTGCACACCCGTGACGCGCCGAACGCGGTCTCGCGCCTGCTGGACATGGGCGTCGAGCCGTTCCTGCTCTCCAGCGCGATCGACTGCGTCGTCGCCCAGCGCCTGGCGCGCAGGCTCTGCGACCACTGCAAGAGGGCCGTGCGCGTCGAGCAGCACGTCATGCACGACCACGGCTTCGAGGTCGAGGGCCCGGTCGAGATCTTCAAGCCCGGCGGCTGCGACCGCTGCAACCAGACCGGCTACCGCGGCCGCCTCGGCATCTTCGAGGTCCTCAGGATGAACGAGGAGATCCGCGAGCTGATCCTCAAGCGCTCCTCGGCCGACGAGATCGCCCACGTCGCCGTCGCGCAGGGCATGAAGCGCCTGCGCGAGGACGGCTGCGACAAGGTCCTGCTCGGGCTGACGTCGCCCGAAGAAGTGCTCCGCGTCACCGCCGCGGGCTAG